In one window of Psychrobacter sp. P2G3 DNA:
- a CDS encoding DUF3124 domain-containing protein, with the protein MNKCRISVLCITGLLLLSGCDASKQDPNVMFSEEHQDPIKELENSSKKVDHSKFGYKQTFYVPIYSDIYTDRDNRKVLLSATLSVRNTTLKNSLYINKIDYYGTHGELVKSYLTETIELPAMATLNYIVEREEDKGGSGANFIIEVEGVDETVRPVIEAVMIGNFSNKSFAFSTEGTPVVH; encoded by the coding sequence ATGAATAAATGTCGCATATCCGTCTTATGTATTACTGGCTTGCTACTGTTGAGCGGCTGTGATGCGTCTAAACAAGACCCAAATGTCATGTTTTCAGAAGAACATCAAGATCCTATTAAAGAGCTTGAGAACAGCTCAAAAAAAGTTGATCACAGCAAGTTTGGCTATAAACAAACCTTTTATGTACCGATTTATTCAGACATTTATACCGATAGAGACAATCGTAAGGTTTTACTGTCAGCGACCTTGAGCGTGCGCAACACAACCTTAAAGAACTCACTATATATTAATAAAATAGATTATTACGGGACACATGGCGAGCTTGTTAAATCATACTTAACAGAAACCATTGAGCTACCAGCCATGGCAACCTTGAACTATATTGTCGAAAGAGAAGAAGATAAAGGCGGTTCGGGCGCTAACTTCATAATTGAAGTTGAAGGTGTAGATGAGACCGTGAGACCAGTCATTGAGGCAGTTATGATTGGTAACTTCAGTAATAAAAGCTTTGCTTTTAGTACAGAAGGTACACCGGTTGTGCACTGA
- a CDS encoding TrkA family potassium uptake protein: MKYIIAGLGSFGSSLGMALTSQGHEVIAIDSSMQKVEAYKEVITHTICMDATDEYTVNGLPIMDTDIVVVAIGEDQGANVMATALFKTLKAKHLISRSINPLHEKVLQAIGVDDIFHPEKESAMRWAKRLSLRYFVDSFSLTDHFSIVEISIPDILIGKTIAALQMEHKFNLKLLSTMRYEHYEDSFGRHQSKPSIEGLATPEQILQNDDVLVVYGANKHIHQFLRSVGVKVH; encoded by the coding sequence ATGAAATATATCATTGCAGGTTTAGGAAGTTTTGGCTCCTCGCTCGGTATGGCGCTGACCAGCCAAGGTCATGAGGTCATTGCTATCGATAGCAGCATGCAAAAGGTTGAAGCTTATAAGGAGGTTATCACCCATACCATCTGCATGGATGCAACCGATGAGTATACGGTCAACGGTCTACCGATTATGGATACTGATATTGTCGTGGTGGCAATTGGTGAAGACCAAGGGGCAAATGTGATGGCGACGGCACTGTTTAAAACCTTGAAAGCCAAGCATTTAATCAGTCGCAGTATCAATCCGCTCCACGAAAAAGTCCTCCAAGCGATTGGGGTTGATGATATTTTTCATCCCGAAAAAGAATCAGCGATGCGCTGGGCAAAACGGCTATCGCTACGTTATTTCGTCGACTCGTTTAGCTTAACGGATCACTTTAGTATCGTTGAGATTAGTATCCCAGATATTTTAATTGGAAAAACGATTGCGGCTTTACAAATGGAACATAAATTTAATCTTAAACTGCTGAGCACCATGCGCTATGAGCACTATGAAGACAGCTTTGGTCGTCACCAAAGTAAACCTAGTATCGAAGGTCTAGCAACGCCCGAGCAGATATTACAGAATGATGATGTGCTGGTGGTCTACGGGGCGAACAAACATATCCATCAGTTTTTACGTAGTGTTGGGGTTAAGGTACACTAA
- a CDS encoding potassium transporter TrkG yields MHPALPYRLLNNFAVIISVIGIGFALVDSGFTLSSWLQHIFHLFYLIIILLGFVATVWRYVRAKTRLSVNKVAIFDLLASVAIFVLLAVHFTELARSGLSMPVDGFIAIKIAVFVTFIREISDNNFNLNRAFLNPGQFFILSFLSVVLVGSLLLMMPNATTEPISFIDALFTATSAVCVTGLIVVDTATRFTTFGQVIIIGLIQIGGLGILTFVTYFSYFFKGGVSYETQLSISEMNFSRRLGDMVSTLKSILYITFGIEALAAMLIYISIYDLPGMNFSERMFFSVFHAISAFCNAGFSTFSAGLYDESLRFNYSLQLIISTTFLFGGMGFLIVANLLRYLRHRTQRALHAHDPRYGYQPWLLSINSRITLITSGALLLIGLIGVLMFEYNGILAEHSSVYGKVITGLFTAATPRTAGFNIADMDALAFPTIMLTIFLMWIGASPNSTGGGIKTSTFAIAVLNTLSLARGQTKVEVFQREIADISIRRAFSIMWLSLLVIGLGVTLISYEQPELDLIKVVFECFSAYSTVGLSLNLTADLSTFSKLVVSVIMFVGRVGMLTIFVALLKNRHQRNYRYPTEEITIN; encoded by the coding sequence ATGCACCCAGCCCTACCATATCGCTTATTAAATAATTTTGCCGTCATTATCAGTGTTATTGGAATAGGATTTGCATTGGTCGATAGTGGATTTACCCTATCATCTTGGCTACAACATATTTTTCATCTTTTTTACTTAATTATCATTTTACTCGGATTCGTCGCAACGGTTTGGCGCTATGTACGCGCAAAGACGCGCCTCTCTGTAAATAAAGTAGCGATTTTTGACTTACTAGCCAGTGTGGCTATTTTTGTTTTACTGGCGGTACATTTCACTGAATTAGCTCGTTCAGGGCTATCGATGCCAGTTGATGGATTTATTGCGATTAAGATTGCCGTGTTTGTCACTTTTATTCGTGAAATATCCGACAATAACTTTAATCTGAATCGTGCCTTTTTAAACCCTGGTCAATTTTTCATCTTAAGTTTTTTATCAGTGGTATTGGTTGGATCGTTACTATTGATGATGCCTAACGCTACCACTGAGCCTATATCCTTTATTGATGCCTTATTTACTGCTACCAGCGCAGTCTGCGTCACAGGGCTGATTGTGGTAGATACGGCAACGCGTTTTACTACTTTTGGGCAAGTGATTATTATAGGGCTGATTCAAATTGGCGGCTTGGGAATCTTGACCTTTGTGACTTACTTCAGCTACTTTTTTAAAGGTGGCGTCAGTTATGAGACCCAACTCAGTATCAGTGAGATGAACTTTTCACGGCGTTTAGGCGACATGGTGTCAACCTTAAAGTCTATTCTATATATCACCTTTGGCATTGAAGCACTCGCTGCTATGCTAATTTATATCAGTATTTATGATTTACCTGGTATGAACTTCTCTGAACGGATGTTTTTTTCTGTTTTTCATGCCATCTCTGCTTTCTGTAATGCTGGATTCTCAACATTCAGTGCTGGCTTATATGATGAGTCGCTACGATTTAACTATTCTTTACAGCTGATCATTAGTACCACCTTCTTATTTGGTGGTATGGGGTTTTTGATTGTTGCCAATTTACTGCGTTATCTACGTCACCGTACCCAAAGGGCGCTCCATGCTCATGATCCGCGTTATGGTTATCAGCCATGGCTGCTCAGTATTAATAGTCGTATTACGTTGATTACTTCTGGTGCCTTATTACTGATCGGGCTGATTGGAGTGTTGATGTTTGAATACAACGGCATACTTGCTGAGCATAGCAGTGTTTACGGCAAGGTCATTACGGGGTTATTTACGGCAGCGACTCCGCGTACGGCAGGATTTAATATTGCTGATATGGATGCGCTGGCATTCCCGACCATTATGCTGACCATTTTTTTGATGTGGATTGGAGCCTCGCCAAACTCAACGGGCGGTGGTATCAAGACCAGCACCTTTGCTATTGCAGTCTTAAATACCTTGAGCTTAGCGCGCGGTCAGACCAAAGTTGAAGTATTCCAACGTGAGATTGCTGACATCTCTATTCGTCGTGCATTTTCAATTATGTGGTTGTCATTATTGGTCATTGGACTGGGCGTGACGCTCATTAGTTATGAGCAGCCCGAGCTTGATTTGATTAAAGTCGTTTTTGAATGTTTTTCGGCATATAGCACTGTAGGTCTCAGCTTAAACCTAACCGCTGATTTATCAACCTTCAGCAAGCTTGTGGTCTCAGTGATTATGTTTGTTGGGCGCGTCGGCATGTTAACTATTTTTGTTGCACTACTTAAAAACAGGCATCAACGTAACTATCGTTATCCAACCGAAGAGATTACTATTAACTAA